The following coding sequences are from one Biomphalaria glabrata chromosome 8, xgBioGlab47.1, whole genome shotgun sequence window:
- the LOC106062854 gene encoding little elongation complex subunit 2-like, whose amino-acid sequence MPPKNNKGVTFSEASYLRVVGTPSFEEEFIELVHRTLRLVEGEKEKTLPKHKDLDKPKKTELAAKKNVGSKMEDLHEQVLLRRNSLSRQCKTPRKDSVSDSLSHSRDVQVEKKERNAVAKNLLNVPEEETPNDVTINQNIVETMTPEDVSIDQNTTKAMTPHDVNINQSTIELMTPEVMTPDDQNSTGAITPDVNMDQNTIEAMTPDVNLNEKAIEVSTPTGAHFEQNTSDVQRNEKVSHSIINVSEVVNPDYVNKYQITTESITHQPSEGMSSSDGDFQINQNNSKLVTQPNEAQPNHSQSDDILCLVMPSLSDEESDDDISVSQPTLDYWKGEVSVAGSIQVDPRKSCDLGTTMEPDSTEISDGSIANQPATQVSSLHEISQNETHDFSDQDIPIFSVKKDTPESSPMKQTAAKKNSVWADELEEQSIETTETCLGQLNDAEGFKRSELTVEEHATYLRLYNKYVKPYLYKRPPDIFGQQQIHELSTLESLQRRVVNEQAEFQKYLHKLALKHPQGYRFLKAGARHYASKKACAFRLKKDYETLFQPAAKCNISFRSRSPDAELSFCQTVLEVGVPPRIVLPDIQGGSKPVPIEHAIKKLDYNFPRSSKKLFPGFIHHEPVSSDGNMKALLIKHKIQVAMSSSVVNCLFNNHGPDYAKAWNIPVTVETYQSEGSSHKLIFLDKPLFEDDLLIRDYSTLFHKYALRVFVSQTKIRNSRNIRSIPRLAHNISAPDLSKPYDDTFDIFSSSGDSLETFGTGAVKPLPTSSSPGGMRTRAAEKQKSSTDSSSDEPKSKRAKVETQGRKSKKDAHQRLCPLSPVPDTPSSPLSTPLSPTLSSPSLSPKKQGQRVQEIPLSPVHKGGPHATTNHSPAVSSPKESFSRRQSLRNFAKASNSDMPRIPSVDNGDSLLCPLDSILGQPLKQPMSSSEIPREDPSEYMGPTEDFSSLLYNLFTIGGKKILIRCRSHGVLKDSKKSRQVYLLPKLEYQSNHGFEQTTLKEVVKSWTSCYIRQKTNLLRVRINSFNSEILMYEELEPQQILGGTFNFQPKDGFQFLDTVLNHLMSLGCGKYLLSHEPGKDFCALRCLKPEGNRERQVPEAVSVNKINNDNTVPWIPIDPTLITQTHLAYGRIPATFIPKDFSNSKKKKKNKKNFKKDKDHQGKQQNDKSNGHASRNNKGKTK is encoded by the exons ATGCCGCCCAAAAACAACAAAGGAGTTACTTTCTCTGAAGCTTCTTACCTCCGTGTTGTGGGTACACCATCATTTGAAGAGGAGTTTATTGAGCTTGTCCATCGGACGCTCCGTCTTGTTGAAggtgaaaaagaaaagacactGCCTAAACACAAAGATTTAGATAAGCCTAAGAAAACAGAACTTGCCGCCAAAAAAAATGTGGGCAGCAAGATGGAAGACCTTCATGAGCAAGTTCTGTTGAGAAGAAACTCATTATCCAGACAGTGCAAGACTCCACGCAAAGACAGT GTTTCAGACTCCCTGAGTCATTCCCGTGATGTTCAGgtagagaagaaagaaagaaatgctgTGGCAAAAAATTTACTCAATGTTCCAGAAGAAGAGACTCCTAATGATGTTACCATCAACCAAAATATTGTTGAAACTATGACTCCTGAAGATGTCAGCATAGATCAAAATACTACCAAAGCAATGACTCCTCATGATGTTAATATAAATCAAAGTACCATTGAACTAATGACTCCTGAAGTGATGACTCCTGATGATCAAAATTCCACTGGAGCAATAACTCCTGATGTTAATATGGATCAAAATACTATTGAAGCAATGACTCCTGATgttaatttaaatgaaaaagccATTGAAGTTAGTACTCCTACTGGTGCTCATTTTGAACAAAACACCAGTGATGTTCAAAGAAATGAGAAAGTGAGTCATTCTATAATCAATGTTTCAGAAGTAGTAAATCCAGATTATGTTAATAAATATCAGATTACCACTGAATCAATAACTCATCAACCTTCTGAAGGGATGAGTTCTTCTGATGGCGATTTTCAAATTAATCAGAATAACAGCAAACTGGTAACTCAACCTAATGAAGCTCAGCCAAATCACAGCCAATCGGATGATATTTTATGTCTTGTGATGCCCTCGTTGTCAGATGAAGAGAGTGACGATGACATCTCTGTTTCCCAGCCTACGTTAGATTATTGGAAAGGGGAAGTGTCTGTTGCAGGAAGCATTCAGGTAGACCCCAGAAAGTCTTGTGATCTTGGCACTACAATGGAACCTGACTCTACAGAAATCAGCGACGGCAGCATTGCTAATCAGCCAGCTACTCAGGTCTCATCACTTCATGAGATATCACAGAATGAAACGCATGACTTCTCAGATCAGGACATACCTATATTTTCTGTCAAGAAAGACACGCCAGAGTCATCCCCTATGAAACAGACAGCGGCTAAAAAAAACAGTGTCTGGGCTGATGAGCTGGAAGAGCAGAGCATAGAGACAACTGAAACTTGCCTTGGGCAACTTAATGATGCTGAAGG CTTCAAGAGATCAGAACTCACTGTGGAAGAGCATGCCACCTACCTAAGGCTGTACAACAAATATGTCAAACCCTATCTTTACAAGAGACCCCCTGACATTTTTGGGCAGCAGCAGATACATGAGTTATCTACTcttgag TCGCTGCAAAGGAGAGTTGTGAATGAGCAGGCAGAGTTTCAGAAATATTTACACAAGTTGGCTTTGAAACACCCTCAAGGCTATAGGTTTCTAAAGGCCGGCGCCAGGCACTACGCATCT aaaaAGGCCTGCGCTTttcgtttaaaaaaagattatgaaACACTGTTCCAGCCAGCTGCCAAATGTAACATTTCCTTCAGGTCTAGATCACCCGATGCTGAGCTGAGTTTTTGTCAGACAGTTCTAGAAGTG GGTGTGCCCCCAAGGATTGTCCTGCCAGATATCCAAGGAGGAAGCAAGCCGGTGCCAATAGAGCATGCTATTAAAAAACTGGACTACAATTTCCCAAGGTCTTCAAAAAAGTTATTTCCTGGGTTTATTCATCATGAG CCAGTCAGTTCTGATGGTAATATGAAAGCGCTGCTCATCAAACACAAGATCCAAGTTGCCATGTCTTCGAGTGTGGTCAACTGTCTCTTCAATAACCATGGGCCAGACTATGCCAAAGCTTGGAACATTCCAGTGACTGTGGAAACATATCAATCAGAAG GTTCAAGTCACAAGCTAATCTTCCTGGACAAACCTTTGTTTGAAGATGACCTCCTCATCAGAGACTACAGTACACTGTTTCATAAATATGCTTTGCGAGTATTTGTCTCCCAAACTAAAATCAGAAACAGTCGTAATATCAGGTCTATTCCTCGACTGGCGCACAACATAAGTGCTCCTGATCTCAGTAAGCCCTATGATGACACTTTTGACATATTCTCATCCAGCGGTGATTCCCTGGAGACATTTGGCACAGGAGCAGTTAAACCTCTTCCCACCAGCTCATCACCAGGAGGAATGCGCACTCGAGCAGCAGAAAAACAGAAGAGCTCGACCGACAGTTCATCTGATGAGCCGAAATCGAAAAGGGCTAAAGTGGAAACCCAAGGGAGAAAATCAAAAAAAGATGCACATCAAAGGTTGTGTCCCTTATCTCCGGTACCAGACACTCCATCTTCCCCCCTGTCCACACCTCTCTCCCCAACACTTTCCTCTCCCTCATTGTCCCCTAAAAAACAAGGTCAGAGGGTTCAAGAAATTCCCTTGTCCCCTGTTCACAAAGGAGGGCCCCATGCTACAACCAATCATTCCCCTGCTGTTTCATCTCCAAAAGAAAGCTTCAGCCGCCGCCAATCTCTCCGCAATTTTGCCAAGGCCAGTAATAGTGATATGCCCCGCATACCTAGTGTAGACAATGGTGACTCCTTGTTGTGTCCATTAGATTCTATTCTAGGACAGCCTCTCAAACAGCCAATGTCGAGTTCAGAAATCCCCAGAG AGGACCCCTCCGAGTACATGGGACCAACAGAAGATTTCTCCAGTCTTTTGTACAATTTGTTTACTATTGGGGGTAAGAAGATACTCATACGATGTCGGTCACATGGTGTGCTGAAAGACAGCAAAAAG TCTCGGCAAGTTTATTTACTTCCTAAACTAGAATATCAATCCAATCATGGCTTTGAGCAAACAACTCTGAAAGAAGTGGTAAAAAGTTGGACCTCATGCTATATCAGACAGAAGACAAATTTACTTAGAG TTCGCATTAACAGTTTCAACTCTGAGATTCTCATGTATGAAGAGCTGGAGCCCCAGCAGATCCTAGGAGGTACATTCAACTTTCA ACCCAAAGATGGCTTTCAGTTTTTAGATACAGTTTTAAATCATTTGATGAG cttggGTTGTGGCAAATACCTCTTGAGTCATGAACCAGGCAAAGATTTTTGTGCACTTCGATGCCTAAAGCCAGAAGGAAA CAGAGAGAGGCAAGTACCTGAGGCTGTTTCTGTGAATAAGATCAACAATGACAACACTGTGCCCTGGATCCCAATTGATCCAACATTAATTACACAGACGCATCTTGCCTATGGAAGAATTCCAGCCACTTTTATACCGAAAG aTTTTAGTAAtagtaagaaaaagaaaaagaataaaaaaaacttcaagAAAGACAAGGATCATCAAGGCAAGCAGCAAAATGACAAAAGTAATGGGCACGCTAGTAGAAATAACAAGGGCAAGACAAAGTAa